A window of Panicum virgatum strain AP13 chromosome 8K, P.virgatum_v5, whole genome shotgun sequence contains these coding sequences:
- the LOC120645226 gene encoding ankyrin repeat-containing protein NPR4-like codes for MQVKNDGRTALHLAVEKCNPKMVAALLRHPDIDATVMNSVGNPAAWTLVDAIDHAKTLNWNEVSMLMLEADPQHAGSIYNLRKEAKAKVTNLSRQGIKSLTQTYTGYTSLVAILIATITFAAAFTLPGGYSNDAGSEGLPIMAKKVAFLAFLISDTIAMCSSLVVAFVCIIYSKVGGS; via the exons ATGCAAGTTAAGAATGATGGAAGAACCGCTCTGCATCTCGCTGTCGAGAAGTGCAATCCGAAGATGGTCGCTGCATTACTGCGTCACCCAGACATAGACGCTACAGTTATGAACAGCGTCGGTAACCCAGCTGCCTGGACATTAGTTGATGCCATCGATCATGCCAAGACACTAAACTGG AATGAAGTGTCCATGCTTATGTTGGAAGCTGATCCTCAACACGCAGGATCTATTTATAATCTCCGCAAGGAAGCCAAGGCTAAAGTGACAAACTTATCAAGACAGGGCATCAAGTCACTGACTCAAACATACACAGGCTACACTTCCCTAGTGGCGATCCTCATCGCGACGATTACTTTTGCTGCTGCTTTCACTTTGCCCGGAGGATACAGCAATGATGCTGGAAGCGAGGGCCTTCCCATCATGGCAAAGAAGGTTGCATTTCTGGCATTCTTGATCTCTGACACCATAGCAATGTGCTCCTCACTTGTTGTTGCCTTCGTATGCATCATATATAGCAAGGTGGGAGGATCTTGA
- the LOC120645227 gene encoding LOW QUALITY PROTEIN: stachyose synthase-like (The sequence of the model RefSeq protein was modified relative to this genomic sequence to represent the inferred CDS: deleted 1 base in 1 codon), with the protein MAPPNESKQPTPKVAATPAPKLTAAATSAKRGAASASSSAPCVFSLQDGELTVGGGGDKAALLTDVLGNVTLTPFAEAFDPAAAASDAPRELAERAAANARRGAFLGFTLPAASRAPCRVGRLAGPRRFLSVFRFKTWWSTAWAGRRGRDLQMETQWVLLEVPELAGSGAGYVLVLPLVQGSFRSAIFPGDDDGVVICAESGSAAVTGTDFRRIAYVHAGDDPYRLMQEAYLAARVHLGTFRLIEEKALPAMADRFGWCTWAWDAFYLTVDPAGVWQGVSEFAGAGLPPRFLIIDDGWQSVNRDGDPPHEDARGLVLGGDQMTARLYRFDECARFRGYREGALIRRPPELFYDKTMPKAVVRKAAEIENTRKARKKAAQGGATDLSSFDTKLEQLRRELDQLLVQRDAVLAKLSDDGGAGAGELGLKAFLKDLRRRFPALDDVYVWQALCGGWGGVRPGATPLDARVVPARPSPGLAGTMDDLAVDRLVEGGIGLVRPDQAGDLYESMHSYLAGAGVTGVKVDVVHTLEYVCEEHGGRVELARAYYDGLSKSVAKNFAGTGVIASMQQCNDFFFLGTRQVAMGRAGDDFWFEDPNGDPMGVYWLQGAHMVNCAYNSLWMGQFIRPDWDMFQSDHACATFHAAARAICGGPVYVSDSLGGHDFDLLRRLVFPDGTVPRCLHYALPTRDCLFKNPLFDQQTALKIWNLNKFGGVIGAFNCQGAGWDPAEHRVRGYSHCYKPVSGEVRPADVEWSQREDTSAMADAASYAVYRCQTEELLLMTPHSEPIQFTLQPSSFELFTFAPVTTIGGAAKVRFAPIGLVGLLNCGGAIVDVEYGGGEVRMKVKGTGRLLVYSDVKPRRSLVDGCEAGFEWGNGGKLMVDVTWKQEKDGVSDVVFCY; encoded by the exons ATGGCGCCGCCTAACGAGTCCAAGCAGCCCACGCCCAAGGTCGCCGCCACGCCCGCGCCcaagctcaccgccgccgccacgtcggccaagcgcggcgcggcgtcggcgtcgtcgtccgcgCCGTGCGTCTTCTCGCTGCAGGACGGGGAGCTCaccgtcggcggtggcggcgataaGGCCGCGCTCCTCACGGACGTGCTGGGGAACGTCACGCTCACCCCGTTCGCCGAGGCCTTcgaccccgcggcggcggcgtcggacgCGCCGCGGGAGCTGGCCGAGCGCGCCGCAGCGAACGCGCGCCGCGGCGCATTCCTGGGCTTCAcgctgccggcggcgagccgcgcGCCGTGCCGCGTGGGGCGGCTGGCGGGCCCCCGGCGGTTCCTGAGCGTGTTCCGGTTCAAGACGTGGTGGAGCACGGcgtgggcggggcggcgcggccgcgaccTGCAGATGGAGACGCAGTGGGTGCTCCTCGAggtgcccgagctcgccggctccggcgccggctaCGTCCTCGTGCTGCCGCTCGTGCAGGGGAGCTTCCGCTCGGCCATCTtccccggcgacgacgacggcgtcgTCATCTGCGCCGAGAGCGGGTCCGCTGCCGTCACCGGCACCGACTTCCGCCGCATCGCCTACGTCCACGCCGGCGACGACCCCTACAGGCTCATGCAGGAAGCCTACCTCGCCGCCCGGGTGCACCTCGGCACGTTCAG GTTGATAGAGGAGAAGGCGCTGCCGGCGATGGCGGACCGGTTCGGGTGGTGCACGTGGGCG TGGGACGCATTCTACCTCACCGTCGACCCGGCTGGCGTCTGGCAGGGCGTGTCGGagttcgccggcgccggcctgccCCCGCGGTTCCTCATCATCGACGACGGCTGGCAGAGCGTGAACCGCGACGGCGACCCGCCGCACGAGGACGCGCGGGGGCTCGTGCTCGGCGGCGACCAGATGACCGCGCGCCTCTACCGCTTCGACGAGTGCGCTCGCTTCCGCGGGTACAGGGAGGGCGCCCTgatccgccgcccgccggagcTCTTCTACGACAAGACCATGCCCAAGGCCGTCGTGCGTAAGGCCGCCGAGATCGAGAACACCCGGAAGGCCAGGAAgaaggcggcgcagggcggcgccaCGGACCTGTCGAGCTTTGACACGAAGCTCGAGCAGCTGCGACGCGAGCTCGATCAGCTGCTCGTGCAGAGGGACGCCGTTCTCGCCAAGCTctccgacgacggcggcgccggcgccggcgagctgggGCTGAAGGCGTTCCTCAAGGACCTGCGGCGGCGGTTCCCGGCGCTGGATGACGTGTACGTGTGGCAGGCGCTGTGCGGAGGGTGGGGCGGGGTGCGCCCCGGTGCGACGCCGCTGGACGCGCGCGTGGTGCCGGCGCGGCCGTCGCCGGGGCTGGCCGGCACCATGGACGACCTCGCCGTGGACCGCCTCGTCGAGGGCGGGATCGGGCTGGTGCGCCCCGACCAGGCCGGCGACCTCTACGAGTCCATGCACTCGTacctcgccggcgcgggcgtCACCGGCGTCAAGGTCGACGTCGTGCACACGCTGGAGTACGTCTGCGAGGAGCACGGCGGGCGCGTCGAGCTCGCCAGGGCCTACTACGACGGGCTCTCCAAGTCCGTCGCCAAGAACTTCGCCGGGACGGGCGTCATCGCCAGCATGCAGCAGTGCAACGACTTCTTCTTCCTCGGGACGCGGCAGGTGGCCATGGGCCGCGCCGGCGACGACTTCTGGTTCGAGGACCCCAACGGCGACCCCATGGGTGTCTACTGGCTGCAGGGCGCCCACATGGTGAACTGCGCGTACAACAGCCTGTGGATGGGCCAGTTCATCCGCCCGGACTGGGACATGTTCCAGTCCGACCACGCCTGCGCCAccttccacgccgccgcccgggccaTCTGCGGCGGCCCCGTCTACGTCAGCGACTCCCTCGGCGGCCATGACTTCGACCTGCTCAGGAGGCTCGTCTTCCCCGACGGCACCGTGCCCCGGTGCCTGCACTACGCTCTCCCCACCAGGGACTGCCTCTTCAAGAACCCGCTCTTTGATCAGCAAactgccctcaagatttggaacCTCAACAAG TTTGGAGGGGTCATTGGGGCCTTCAATTGCCAGGGCGCAGGTTGGGACCCGGCGGAGCACCGTGTCAGAGGCTACTCACACTGCTACAAGCCGGTCTCCGGCGAAGTCCGGCCCGCCGACGTGGAGTGGAGCCAGAGAGAGGACACCTCTGCAATGGCCGACGCCGCATCCTACGCCGTCTACCGATGCCAAACCGAAGAGCTTCTCCTGATGACGCCACATTCAGAGCCCATCCAGTTCACCCTCCAGCCGTCGTCCTTTGAGCTCTTCACGTTCGCTCCAGTCACAACCATCGGCGGTGCCGCCAAAGTGCGGTTTGCGCCGATCGGGCTGGTCGGCTTGCTGAACTGCGGCGGAGCAATCGTCGACGTGGAGTATGGTGGCGGTGAGGTGAGGATGAAGGTGAAGGGGACGGGGAGGCTGCTGGTGTACTCTGACGTGAAGCCACGGAGGAGCTTGGTGGATGGCTGTGAAGCTGGATTTGAATGGGGAAATGGCGGGAAGCTGATGGTTGATGTGACGTGGAAGCAGGAGAAAGATGGTGTCTCTGATGTGGTCTTCTGTTACTAG
- the LOC120645228 gene encoding uncharacterized protein LOC120645228 translates to MVGNRHKGPTDDEPDSGSARSSDDMAPDDRRFGDGSTGTFSSPWCTNPPQIPFPFIAPHFSIPSSRELGSTSRKLGYCVPDKAKRRKRQTRSSINAMTNEGKDIMRLLAELKDQMREQSMQLTESNSEIRKQMGNLIESQNGQSKVLEKLIESQNGQSKELEKLTASIRKQLEFHTNITGHAESDAPRSQMNQVPPPRYRLEFRSAPTGKIITGKTIKISVALVEVSSGRPVENGPLASGTVELVVVNAEFNQHNNRYYWPREDFESNITKPRRGNSATGGVDQSVKSIVSNGRFNLNRGVISYSGSAIFENSHNRKVRLGAMLVLPTGERVLEALSDPLLVRDHVQSGKQSNLHPNSSNGQRQGLGDNDYQEENSSRPNMQQPSWPNSTHTGGIRSNIIGGQSQLPFLGTSNMLSTEPFTSQEQQSSIQQYQSPRVPMVAQATYNQNGSNIIGGQSQLPFLGTSNMLSTEPFTSQEQQSSIQQYQSPRVPMVAQATYNQNGSNIIGGQSQLPFLGTSNMLSTEPFTSQEQQSSIQQYQSPRVPMVAQATYNQNDTTLGFSRPSTPPRTLSAQTMLPA, encoded by the exons ATGGTGGGCAATCGACACAAGGGTCCGACGGATGATGAGCCCGACTCCGGAAGCGCAAG ATCATCTGATGACATGGCTCCAGACGACCGCCGTTTTGGGGATGGGAGCACGGGAACATTTTCATCCCCATGGTGTACAAATCCACCCCAAATACCATTCCCGTTCATCGCTCCTCATTTCTCGATCCCGTCGTCCCGGGAACTTGGTAGTACGTCCCGGAAACTTGGTTACTGCGTTCCAGACAAAGCTAAACGTAGGAAACGACAGACTCGGTCTTCAATAAATGCTATGACAAATGAG GGCAAAGACATCATGAGGCTGCTAGCAGAACTCAAGGACCAGATGCGCGAACAATCAATGCAGCTTACTGAAAGTAATAGTGAAATACGCAAGCAGATGGGGAATCTTATTGAAAGTCAAAATGGTCAAAGCAAAGTGTTGGAGAAGCTTATTGAAAGTCAGAATGGCCAAAGCAAAGAGTTGGAGAAGCTTACTGCAAGTATCAGGAAACAATTGGAGTTTCATACTAACATCACAGGTCATGCTGAATCTGATGCTCCAAG ATCACAAATGAATCAAGTGCCGCCACCTAGATACCGACTGGAATTCAGATCTGCGCCTACTGGCAAAATAATAACGGGGAAAACCATAAAGATAAGTGTAGCTCTAGTTGAAGTTAGTAGTGGTCGACCCGTAGAAAATGGACCCCTTGCTTCCGGAACAGTTGAGTTGGTTGTCGTTAACGCAGAGTTCAATCAACATAATAATCGATACTATTGGCCCAGAGAGGATTTTGAGAGCAACATAACAAAACCACGACGTGGGAATTCGGCAACAGGGGGTGTGGACCAGTCAGTAAAATCAATAGTGAGTAACGGCCGATTTAACCTTAATCGAGGGGTTATAAGTTACAGTGGTTCTGCAATATTTGAAAACTCCCACAACAGGAAGGTTAGGCTTGGGGCGATGCTAGTGTTGCCAACTGGGGAACGAGTTCTGGAAGCATTATCAGATCCTTTGTTAGTGCGGGACCATGTCCAGTCAGGAAAACAAAGTAACTTGCACCCTAACAGCTCAAATGGACAAA GGCAAGGTCTAGGTGACAATGATTATCAAGAAGAAAATAGCTCAAGGCCTAACATGCAACAACCATCATGGCCAAATTCAACTCATACTGGGGGAATCA GATCGAATATAATTGGAGGACAATCACAGCTTCCATTTCTAGGAACCTCTAATATGCTTTCTACAGAACCATTTACCAGT CAAGAACAACAGTCTTCTATACAACAATACCAAAGTCCTCGTGTGCCAATGGTGGCCCAAGCTACATACAACCAAAATG GATCGAATATAATTGGAGGACAATCACAGCTTCCATTTCTAGGAACCTCTAATATGCTTTCTACAGAACCATTTACCAGT CAAGAACAACAGTCTTCTATACAACAATACCAAAGTCCTCGTGTGCCAATGGTGGCCCAAGCTACATACAACCAAAATG GATCGAATATAATTGGAGGACAATCACAGCTTCCATTTCTAGGAACCTCTAATATGCTTTCTACAGAACCATTTACCAGT CAAGAACAACAGTCTTCTATACAACAATACCAAAGTCCTCGTGTGCCAATGGTGGCCCAAGCTACATACAACCAAAATG ATACCACGCTCGGTTTCTCTCGGCCCAGTACCCCACCCCGCACGTTATCGGCCCAAACGATGCTGCCAGCCTAG
- the LOC120645967 gene encoding uncharacterized protein LOC120645967: MEVPRFLSEIFPQDQTDLSWVPDGMDPNSSYRLAVRVGAYVKLTDDGNRVYCDACNIPKVLDRDHTNWKDLVVDIATEINLGPNNKLRVTYWDKINRSYEEVSSDQKLIDAIDMYWEIRRLSLQVCVMKKDYSDSVHEIGRKQNMPCVLQGSTETSDAQIIAVPSSETAPSLLEPLVQESVEVAWVDDDVEYVGLDDEYPFKTLLSDSECDGLDDVLECVDLEDDAECVGLDDELVVDDALGCETFIHATDLENPTIAVGVTFRDGDTFKKAIRQYAIKGEFEIAAPYSESTRYRGYCKAERCKWRIHASRLQDERTWKIKKIPYPHTCQSTGKVEKNSMASNHWVRDRILDWLAKDSTIGAKALKTRLEEQYHLQLSYWVVWDGRNMALEQLKGKWDDSFEHIFSFKAEVEKTNPGSLVDIEFEQVGKKKRFTRMFVALSACVDGFLHGCRPFLGVDSTHLTGKWKGQLASATAIDGHNWMFPVCYGVFGSETTENWSWFFSRLHQAIGSPRGLVISTDAGKGIDSAVTHIFKNGVEHRECMRHLVANFQKRYRGEVFEKHLWPACRAYQIHRFEEHYNLMYEACPEAMKWIHDNHKHLWTRHLFSEASKCDYVTNNIAETFNSWIRNEKSLHVVDLMDRIRQLCMQKMFVRRKIAMKLKDKILPNVMKDLFARSRGLKYIWRYSHKEGGKEGEMLGEVEGVTKNLVHWRHTVDLHEGKCTCRRWQITGLPCTHALCIITSIRGYNIEDYVHEYYSVAKFKKAYGKSVKPMTDRKQWPQVNPGFKLWPPILKRAAGRPRVRRYKSVAEGGFGKRTTRCKRCKQLGHMEKTCNEYVYESDAPPPAPPKPKRKRGKKNVTVVPSSTAEPTQQQPSFSDPFATPSRAISTVSTPSPVTRSMSRKMLEYDLSTPTRAMTLVSTPSPITRSRKRILELEDTIEPVQCLALSPVPINDKEKPKKLKVVRFKKT, from the exons ATGGAGGTCCCACGATTTCTCAGCGAGATTTTCCCGCAGGATCAGACCGATCTTTCATGGGTTCCCGATGG GATGGATCCCAATTCGTCCTACAGGCTTGCTGTGCGTGTCGGTGCTTATGTGAAATTGACTGATGATGGCAACcgtgtttattgtgatgcatgtAATATTCCAAAGGTTTTAGATAGGGATCACACCAATTGGAAAGATTTGGTAGTTGATATTGCTACAGAAATTAATCTAGGACCTAACAACAAGTTGCGTGTCACATATTGGGACAAAATAAATCGTAGCTATGAGGAGGTTAGTTCTGACCAGAAATTAATTGATGCAATTGACATGTATTGGGAGATAAGAAGGCTTTCATTGCAAGTCTGTGTTATGAAAAAGGATTATTCAGATTCTGTGCATGAAATTGGGCGGAAGCAAAACATGCCTTGTGTATTGCAGGGAAGCACCGAGACCTCAGATGCCCAGATTATTGCAGTACCTTCATCTGAAACTGCACCATCCCTTTTGGAGCCTCTAGTTCAGGAAAGTGTTGAAGTAGCTTGGGTGGACGATGATGTAGAGTATGTTGGTCTGGATGATGAGTATCCTTTCAAAACTTTACTTTCTGATTCTGAATGTGATGGGTTGGATGATGTTTTAGAGTGTGTTGACTTGGAGGATGATGCCGAGTGTGTTGGCTTGGACGATGAATTAGTTGTGGATGATGCATTGGGTTGTGAAACATTTATACATGCAACGGATTTAGAGAACCCGACAATAGCAGTTGGTGTAACTTTTAGGGATGGTGATACTTTTAAGAAAGCAATTAGGCAATATGCAATTAAGGGTGAATTCGAAATTGCAGCTCCCTATTCTGAGTCAACAAGGTATAGAGGGTATTGCAAAGCTGAACGGTGCAAGTGGCGGATACATGCTTCACGGTTGCAAGATGAAAGGACATGGAAG ATAAAGAAAATACCTTATCCACACACTTGTCAAAGCACAGGGAAAGTTGAAAAAAATAGCATGGCAAGCAATCATTGGGTGAGGGATAGGATTCTCGATTGGCTTGCAAAGGACTCTACAATTGGAGCTAAAGCACTAAAGACAAGATTAGAAGAGCAGTATCACCTGCAGTTGTCATACTGGGTAGTGTGGGATGGAAGAAATATGGCTTTGGAACAACTCAAAGGAAAGTGGGATGACAGTTTCGAGCACATTTTCAGTTTCAAGGCAGAGGTTGAGAAGACAAATCCTGGGAGTTTGGTGGACATTGAATTTGAGCaagttgggaagaagaagagatttACTAGAATGTTTGTTGCCTTAAGCGCATGTGTGGATGGTTTTCTACATGGTTGTAGGCCTTTTCTTGGTGTGGACTCCACCCACTTGACTGGAAAATGGAAGGGTCAACTTGCATCGGCTACTGCTATTGATGGGCATAATTGGATGTTTCCTGTGTGTTATGGGGTATTTGGATCAGAGACAACTGAAAATTGGTCATGGTTTTTTAGCAGACTTCATCAAGCTATTGGCTCACCTCGAGGCCTAGTGATCTCAACAGATGCAggaaaaggaattgattctGCTGTTACTCACATCTTCAAAAATGGGGTTGAGCATAGAGAGTGCATGAGGCACTTAGTTGCAAACTTTCAGAAGCGGTATCGAGGTGAAGTCTTTGAGAAGCACTTATGGCCAGCATGTAGAGCTTACCAGATACATAGATTTGAAGAGCACTATAATTTGATGTATGAAGCTTGCCCTGAAGCAATGAAGTGGATACATGATAACCACAAGCACCTCTGGACAAGGCACTTGTTTTCAGAAGCAAGCAAGTGTGATTATGTCACAAATAACATAGCTGAGACATTTAATAGCTGGATTAGGAATGAAAAATCCTTGCATGTGGTTGATCTTATGGATAGGATAAGACAATTATGCATGCAAAAAATGTTCGTGAGAAGAAAAATTGCTATGAAGCTTAAAGATAAGATACTGCCTAATGTCATGAAGGACCTCTTTGCAAGGAGTCGAGGCTTGAAATATATCTGGAGGTATTCACACAAAGAAGGTGGTAAAGAAGGTGAGATGTTAGGTGAAGTTGAAGGTGTTACAAAGAATCTAGTTCATTGGAGGCATACTGTTGATCTCCATGAGGGGAAGTGCACCTGTAGGCGTTGGCAAATCACCGGTCTGCCATGCACACACGCTTTGTGTATTATAACCTCAATTCGAGGTTATAATATTGAAGACTATGTTCATGAATATTATTCTGTGGCAAAGTTCAAGAAAGCCTATGGAAAATCTGTAAAGCCAATGACAGATAGGAAACAATGGCCTCAAGTTAACCCAGGGTTCAAGTTGTGGCCTCCAATTCTCAAAAGGGCAGCAGGGAGACCAAGAGTGAGAAGATACAAATCAGTAGCGGAAGGGGGCTTTGGAAAAAGAACCACAAGATGCAAAAGGTGCAAGCAGCTTGGACACATGGAAAAAACATGTAACGAGTATGTTTATGAATCTGATGCACCACCTCCTGCCCCTCCAAaaccaaagagaaagagaggcaAGAAAAATGTCACAGTAGTGCCATCTAGTACTGCTGAACCAACACAGCAACAACCATCATTTTCTGACCCATT TGCTACACCATCTAGAGCAATCTCCACTGTTTCTACACCAAGTCCAGTGACAAGGAG TATGTCAAGAAAAATGCTGGAATATGACTTATCTACACCAACTAGAGCCATGACACTAGTTTCTACACCAAGCCCTATCACAAGAAG CCGTAAGAGGATACTTGAACTTGAAGACACTATAGAGCCTGTTCAATGTCTTGCTTTATCTCCAGTTCCTATCAACGACAAGGAAAAGCCAAAAAAGCTGAAGGTTGTCAGATTCAAGAAAACATAA